TCTTTGGCTGCTTTAGAGACTCTACAGTTCAACCCTGAGGCGTACCACCCCCGCCTCGGTGCCGTCGGGCGCCCACGTCCGCTCTGCCGCCTCGAGGCGGCCGTCGCGGCCGATGACGAGGGCGGTGCTCACGCGCGTCCCGTAGTCTGACGTCACGATGCGCATCGGCGCGAGGCGGCGTTCCCACTCCATCCCGATGTCTGTGTCCGGCAGCGCCGCGTCCGGCGGCTGGTGGCGGTCGTCGAGGAGGTCGAGCAGCATGTCGAGGTCCGCGCCCGCCTCGGTGGCGGCGCGAAAGGCGGCTCGGCCGCGCTCGACCTTCGGCCAGGGCACGTCGAGGCGGTCGTTCGAGAGGCCGTACACGCCCGGACCCAGTTCGGTCGGCTGGTCGCTCCGCGTCGAGACGACGCAGACCGCCCCGGCGTCGGCGAGGACGAGGTTGAAGCCGTCGTAGCGGTCGCGCGCGGCGTGCACCGAGGCGGCGGTTTCGGTCGCCGAGGTGGATCCGCGCAGGAAATCTGCTACGAGGTGGCCGCGCGAACGCTCCGCCCGCCTCGGGGCCTGCGGGTCGCGGACATTCGTGAGGGCGGCCCAGCGGCCGTCGTGCGTCGTGCCCATCCACGTGCCCCCGGCCTCCAGGTCACGACCGGCGAGGACATTCGGGGCGTCGGCCCACCACGTCATCTGGGCCGCCGGCCGGGCCCAAAACTCGTCGCGGTTGGCCGCCACCACGAGGCGGACGTCCGGCCTCGGGTCGACGGCGAACAGCAGCAGGCACACGTCAGCCTGCGAGGACCGGCTCGCGCGCTGGCTCCGCCTCGGGGACGGCCAGTGCCTCGGTCGTGTAGACCACGAGGCCGATCCAGATCAGGTTGGTGACCAGCAGGTGGATGATCTGCATCCAGATCGGGGCCATCAGCCACACGTTGAGCG
The sequence above is drawn from the Bacteroidota bacterium genome and encodes:
- a CDS encoding NRDE family protein, whose translation is MCLLLFAVDPRPDVRLVVAANRDEFWARPAAQMTWWADAPNVLAGRDLEAGGTWMGTTHDGRWAALTNVRDPQAPRRAERSRGHLVADFLRGSTSATETAASVHAARDRYDGFNLVLADAGAVCVVSTRSDQPTELGPGVYGLSNDRLDVPWPKVERGRAAFRAATEAGADLDMLLDLLDDRHQPPDAALPDTDIGMEWERRLAPMRIVTSDYGTRVSTALVIGRDGRLEAAERTWAPDGTEAGVVRLRVEL